AGAACCTAAATACTTTTATGgaaagatttaatatttatttatgtaacttcttaaatatattttactttgttgttatgtggTATAAAATGAATCTTAGCAGTAACAGttcttcatttttaatgcataaTGATCAGggaagaaatgttcaaaaagtGAAAGGGTCTGAATACTTTCTGAAACAAGTGTGTATGCAGTCAGCCAGCTGTTTTCCTTTATTACCAAATAGTCCATCTGTCACCTTATTTCATAATCAAATGTACTGAATTTAATTCATGTCCTTTTTGCCATAGGCCATGAACTTGGTAAGTTTTCGTGTTACTTACAGTTCTCTGCTTCAGGCTTTGTGCTGTGTGGTTGGCATCACATTACTGCTAGTCCACAGTCCGCAGTTCTGCTGCCAGACTCAAAAACCATGCTCATAGCTCTTTTGTTTCTAGTGGCTTTAGTTAAGGGCTGGTGATGGTTAGCTCTTCTAGCTTGgtgctcctcctcctgctttTGCTTCCTCTTAGGTCTGCTTTGCTGCCTGTTTTTACTTCTTGTAAAAGCTACTGCATCATGCCGAAGTACAGTACATGTTGGCTGGCTTGCTGTCTAAATTGGCCTTCAAAGATGACTGATATTGGAATGATAACCAACATTTAACTGGAAATTTTAATATGCGATATGTTCATTATGTAttactttgtctttgttttcatcATTCAGGACCAGGCATCCAAAGACAAGGCACTACAGACAGTAGCCAACCTGTCATCAGCTCAGATTGTGTCTGCAAGTGTAATGAAACCTCAGACCCCCTTCCCTCCACCAGTCAGAGTGAGACAAAAACCCACTAAGACACACATAattgtccttttttgtttttatctgtctgaACCATTTCCCTCTCCTGTTCAGTTTTGGCCTGGTCCTGTACCAGGACAGCCTGAACAATCTCATGAGTAAGTATGCCAGTGCCAGATGCGTtggttttgttggttttaaGTGGATAAAGCTTCTTGGTTTAACTTACACAGCTTCTCATTTGGGTTTTCTGGTCTGATTTCGCAGCATTAAGCCTTTTGCACAGCCTCCCTACACTACACTACCAGCCCCAGTCCCTGCACCTATCAgtaagtgtggaaaaaaaatctttaattttcCTAATTAGTATTAGTGTTGTCATAGTAATTATGTTTTTCTGGTTTAAATATATAACAGGTTATGATACCTTGCCACCCCCTCGGCCTGCAGCCATAGCAGCTCCTGTATGGCAAGACAGAACCATCGCCTCGGCAAAACTACGGTTACTAGAGTATTCTGCATATATGGAGACCCAGAGAGACCGAGAGATGGTATAGACaacaggaactttttttttttactaaataatcAACAATGCAAGATGCtgtcaaaaagaaaactgttctcTATTCCTctccttgtttttttaactgtttctaCAGCATAAACATCTTTTCGTACATATTGGGCCTTCAAACCCAGGCTACAGTGATCCTGTTTTGGAGTCTATAGACGTGAGGCAGATTTACGACAAGTTCTCGGAGAAGAAAGGAGGCCTGAAGGAGCTGTACGAAAAAGGCCCACACAATGCGTTCTTTCTTGTCAAGTTCTGGGTTAGTGCACAAATCCAGTCTTCCTACTGAGATCCACTGAGCTAGATTTATGTAGATACACAGTGTAGGAGataagtttttgtgtttctcttctatGGTGTTTTCTTGCTTTAAATCACCGTACTGTTCTTCGTGTTTTCACTGTCTTTGTGCTTCACGTTTTGCATGTTGTAGGCTGACCTGAGCAGTGACATTGAAGAGGGTTCCGGTGTGTTCTACGGAGTGAGCAGCCAGTACagtggaacagaaaatatcactATCAGTGTTTCTACAAAGGTTTGCTCATTTGGCAAACAGGTGGTGGAGAAGGTTGAGGTGAGAAAATGAACCCGTTTATATTTCCTATGCAGAAAATCTCTCATATTTTGATATGCATGAGCATGCATTTTAATTGAGGTGTGTTTTGGTGGATTTCTCCTCATCCAGACAGAATATGCACGTATGGAAGGAGGAAAGTACGTTTTCCGTATCCATCGTTCACCCATGTGTGAATACATGATCAACTTCATCCACAAACTCAAACACCTGCCGGAGAAATACATGATGAACAGCGTACTGGAGAATTTCACTATTCTACAGGTATTTTACTGCCATTTCAAGACTAAAGTTATGAACTCAGTTTATTCTTTGTTAAATTCTTAGCAGGatactgtaaaaaataataaaataaagatattgtTCAAATTTTAGGTCTGATAAAGTTTTTTACTACACAGGCCCATACAGTTTAGATATATGAATTTCTTATATCATAAATTGGTATCTGCCAACTGAATTGATTTTAATTATACAACAACTATCCTTACTTTTCCTTGTCTTTGTCAGGTGGTGTCCAACAGAGAAACTCAGGAGACCCTGCTATGCATCGCCTTTGTGTTTGAAGTGTCTACAAGTGAACACGGAGCACAGTACCATGTTTATCGACTAGTTAATGACTAGCAGCATCTTGCATGCATGCAAAGACTCTTCATCCTTTTTTATACAGTTTGAACACAATTTCCAGTTCAACACAGAGAACCTCCACTCCTTTACTCTAAACCCAGACTTGTTTTATCCGACCAACCGTCACACTAGTCATACctgttgcttgtttttatgtgtatgttGCTGCAAGCGTGGAGAGCAGCGTCCCAGAATTTGCAAACCATCATAGAAATGGTACAAGTTTGTcggaattgtttttttttttttttttaacccattaTGACTTGGTctgaagtgtgtgtgcgtttacCTTTCATGCATGGACCATCACACACATGATCACACCCATCAACATGTTTAAAGCACACAAGGAAAAATCAGTAATTAACGTTAAACCAAAAGTTTTCatctcttaatttttttttttcatgtttctagTTTCTTATAATACAGAGACATTAGAGGTGTTATTGGACAGCTTCAAGTTAAACTGGGACTCGGATTTACCGACAGACATTAAGagccccccccaaaaaaaaacagaaggaaaagatCCAAACTAACTATAATTTAGTGTTGTGTGATCCTTTCATCATATTTCATAAGACAGTAGCTTTTTGTCCACCTAAAGTCAAGACATCATTTCCACTGAATTTTCCCCAGTATATGCATTTACATCAGTGGTGAGACTGATGTGAGACGAGTCTGAATatagtttgacaaaaaaaaaaacatttaatcactgTTAATGTAACCTGCCAAAAAGACTTTTTATTACGGTTTGTAGTATCTTTGACAGGTACAAGTTGAGCCTTTTATGACGTATCCTGTTACAGTTTAGGGTGTGATAAGTGACTAGTTTGATTGAGAATCACATTGCAGAAAGTCTGCCTTTTCATGAAATAATGCACTATATGTAAAGATGTGCATGTcgtatttattttcaaacagtATATTGGTGTGAAGAGAGACCGAAGTTTAAGAGCATTTGCTGTTTAAAAGGTTTCCAGTGCTACACATGTGGAGGGAAAATCTCAAGGAGTTTGTTCGGAAACAACAGAATAGGTCCAAATCAGCTCACACAtttttaatgagaaaattacatttaatgtttataaacaaaataatgattttaCTCTTGACTATGTGGGCTCGCTGCAGTATTTCTACCTCCACATGAGTTGGGATAAGAATGTGCTTTGATTCTTACAGGCTTAAGCAGAGGAGCACTGATGTATAGGATGTGTACACTGCATTTTTAATGGTACTGTTTATAAGCCAAAACAAGATAAATAGatgcatttttgtaattttttttgttttgtttttgtgtatttcacCAGCACACTAAACACCATTAATGATGGATGTTTTGGTTGTATCTTTTTCTTGTATGTATGGTACAGTCCACACTAAGGTCACCCACAGTGCGCTGGGGTAGATTTTTGCCTTATAACACTAACAAACTATCCAGCTGACACTTTTCTCGTGATATATGTAATGTTTTGGATTACTGGTATATATGGCTACCagcatttttttgtcttcttttttatatatacatatatcttATTTGACTCCATCACACCCTGTCCTGGTGGGATTATCTTTAAACATGTGGAGCGAAAAGATTTGTCTCTGACTGTTATGACAACAAGAGCCATTTGgttcttttttgtaaaaagaaaaataaagactgtcaattaattttttaactgTGTGGTAAGCCAGAAGTGTTGCATTATACCATCACTTTTATATCTGTGTACTCTGGCTTTGCTACATCACTCTTTTGGTCTGATCTGCTCAGATATTTAAATCTGTGCTTTTATTCTGTACCAATAGAAAATCATGTGATGGTGGAAAGAGAGGAAATCCTTCttaataaattctaaaataaaaatggtactCTGTTTTGACTCTGCTCaaattttcatttgtattttattctatgCCCTATGTCCTGGCTAAGAACTGTCTAAATAGCAACCAGGAGAATTAACACTTTGAAATGATGTATCTGGAGATGTGTTGTAATCTCAGTATAGATATTTGGGAATCTAATATGAACCCAAATAGCCTTTACTCCATCAAAGGAATTTAGACTAAAAGATACCTTTCAGTTTAAACCCATGTGTAAAGGAGAAAACATCAAAGCTGAGCAAATCTGCATCACTCTTGGAGAGAAAGTAGTTTCTTCAGTTTGCAGTACGCAATTGTCCTGCTAGATGGTGCTGTTACCTCACGTTTACATGTTAACACAAGCATGCATGTAAAGATAGTCACATGAAGGCGTCACCTTTTCCACACGCATTGACTTTTAATTCAGATACTAAGCTTTTACACTTGTATCACACCTGCTCCGTTCTTATCAAACAATGCCATTAATGACAGGAGTCCTTGGACAGATGTTGGAAAGACTTTATCCCTTTGGTCAAAAgtgtagctgtgtttttatgttattatttaccAGTCCCTCTGTGGGCCATTTTTTAACaatctaaaatatgtttttaaatgcaatgACCCACATCTTTAAGCAAGTAAGCGCAAAAGCCAGAGCTACGAAGACCAGTACTGACATGTAGAGATACTACAGGTTAAAGCAGCAAAGTTGTGATCTATCAAATGTCAGACCCTCAACATCAATTTAATATGTACAATATATCATGGAATGTGAGTGCTGCAATTAATCAGAAAGCTTGACTTTTTGGGAATCTGTCAAAAGTGATTTATTGCATGCTTGCAACCCTCCCATAGGAGGCTGAAGTGATCAGCTTACCTTCACACTGCAGTTCAGAAAAAAAGTGGTGACATTTCTCTTGGCTTTCGATGTGCCTTTAAGCATATAGCGgtagaaacactgaaacagacAACTGGTAAATACAGTATGTACGACTACAGAAAGTATGGCAGCTTTTCTGACAGGTGGCTTTTATAGCTGAAGTCAGTGGCATTTCAATCAAACTGGACAACcgctgacttcctgttttccAAACACTGCCAACACCATGCTGTCAAACAGGTGATGAACAGTGATAAAAGACTTTTATATAACACACTTGGTACTGCAGACTTTATGTAACAGAAagtactaaattaaaaaaaattctgagtTGCAGACTGTCCTTCTTTTACCTCTTTTCTCCAGTTGGTCTAAAGTTATTAAACATAACCAAACAATGATGCCTTCTCCTAACCAATAGTCTACCCTGTTATAATTCCTTTGCACCATCAGTTAAATAGTTGAGTGAGGCTCCTTCCTGTCTGAGATAAAAATCTGTTAGACATGAATCATTAGGGGCTGAGTTTTTCCATAGCCATGgtgatttccatttttttagacacacatgcagacaggcAAGTTATACAAATGACAGTATTTATTGCCTGGCAATGTTCAGGCGAAGGGTGTGGTGGGAAAATAACACCTGCAGAACCTTTgccaaaaaaaatcaagttatgAAAAAGCACGTGCTCATAACACTGTCACTTTACTCCTCTCCCTTTCAATTTCCTTGATCATGGCCACCCCTGTTTTTGTTCCGTTTTGACTCCTcccttttaatttttctcctGTAAAGGTGAGCTCATCCTGTCTTGTGTGTGCAGATCATTTGGAAGCAATCCCAGTGGTGGAAAACGttggagaaaatatttttacttctgTTAATGATAAAATCATAACTACATTTAATTTCgctgcttttttttgtcttgaatGTTTCACAATGTAATTTACTCTTATTAGAAACATCTGTTTTATATTGTGATTTTTCAAACAAGAAAGCACTGGATGTACAGCCCATTTCAACACTGATTTTAAATTAtgtgcttaaaaaaatgtagtgaAGCACTATTTTGAATTGGAAAACTGCAGTATCTTTTAATGTCCTGCTGGACATTGAAGGGAAGGGAAAACCTTTACTTTATATGCTGCATCACCTCTAACAGAAGGATCtcactccagtcctcaaggccAAGGCCTGTGTGAcccaactttttttaaatcatgaaatTATGTTTCATAGCACCTTTAAACATGCTAGTTcagaaaatggacaaaattaTTTGTAAACAATTCATTCATATTAAACCCCCTAAAAAAGAtaaacaggcagacagagagagacagagagggagagagagggagatatTCCTGTTGTGGGTAATCATTTGGGTGGAGTGGAGACAGTGTCATGATGACAACTATAAAAATGTGTATCTATAAAAAGATTTCCTCTGAAATAGAATGAAATCTCATCATGCAATTCTTTCGCTGCTGACGttctgtaaaagtaaaaataaataaatggcactagtacaaaatctttttttttttattattattatttttgtccacaATGGGAGATTGCTCAAATATTAGGCTATTCTGGCCTGATAAACACAAGTACTTTTACACCgcagatatttaaaaaactttCTGCTCTTGACTCTTCTATATTAACAAAAAGAGCTGTTTTAAACTTTGATCTTAATTTCTTATTTCTGCTCTGAAAGGTTATGCAAATAACTGCAATAATAAATACCATATTTGCATAattttgttaattaattttttatttttgctcttaaACGTTTTGCAAGTAACTGCAATATACCTTATTTGTATCTtcaaacatacattttatgAAAACGTCTTCTAAAGCTAACATATCACACGTGCGGAGATATTAAACCTGAAGCGTCTCCTCACAGTGACACTTCCACTGCGCGCTGTGactgtggtgtggtgtggtataaCCTACGTCTCCGCCTCAGCTCCACCCCGCCGCCCCCCACCTGCCTGTGAACTCTTCGCAGCACTCACCGGGGCGCGGTCCTTGGGGTGGAGTTCTCCGCCACAGCTCATCTCTGGGAGGATTTAACCCATCTGCATACTCGGAAGATCCACTGCTTTCGTTACTGCTTCACCTCTCCTGAACTTTTCcgggtgttttttgttttggaaactgGTTTTAACCTGTCTGTTCAGCGGAAAAGGCGCCGAGTTGGGGTAAAATGATGGTATCGGAGCCTCTGCGATCGGCTACGGCCATTGGGATCGCGGAGGACACTTCGCTCGCGCTGCCCTCCGACCACAACTTGAGCTCGGGACAGCAGCGCGTGCTGGATCAAGTTCACACCATTAAGAGGAGCAAGTCCAGGCAAAGCAGGAACGGCACTCTTTCTCCCTCACCTACAAGTAGGAAAAATCCATCTACATAAGAACACTTATTGCTTTATTtactgtttctctgtgttgtttttggctaCACAATAACGTAGCCTACACATAGTTTCCATGTTTGTAGACCTCACGTGGAAGTTACCTATACAGTTTACTACGAAAGTTAGTTTGTtggtacagttttttttttcattgccaTCTTTAAGGCATTTAAGACAACAGCAGTGGAGGTATGTTAATCCGCGACTATCAACTATTTCAACTTATTATTACTATGCAAACGCTAGGAAGGATGTGAAATGTTCTACTCAAATTGTGTTATGGTGTAAAAACCACATTCAACTTGTTATTCTGAACTGTTCCTCCCTGCGTTAGGAATGCAGATCATAGACCAAGAAAACCCACATAGATATTCAAAATGACGTTTTAGTCTTTCAAAACAACTCTGGGATTTGGCTTTACAGAAAGAGGCATTATCTCTCTAAAACCGAGGCTAGATGTAGGACTAACTAGAGAAATAAGTGCCTTGTTTAGACTAGCAGAGACAGTTAGATACATGCACTGTCTGACAGTGGTTTTGCTGCTTTTAATGACTTTGTGAAGATTGTGTTGTAAAACAGTAATAATGACTACGGTAAAACATGTAATGGATTTGAGTTGAACACATCTCTTAGGTCATTAGCCTGCTTTGAACTTAAGTATTTGGATCAAAATATTTGGAGTGGAGAGTTTCTCACAGTTtgtataaataataaagtgcTTTTGTTTGTGGTGCTCAAAGACCTGAAGGTGGAAGAAAAACATgcttacataaaaacaaaactgaaatggGTTGCATGTGTGCAAACTCATCAGGTAGCTCTGAGTCTGCAATGAGAGTTTTCTTAGACATACAGCATTGATTCATTCTAATCAGTCcaaatgcattttaaagctCCATGCAACAGCTTCTGTCCTGTATTATCTGCAGGATTTGGTTATTCCTTTTTCAGTTTGCCAGGGAATACAAACTATTTTCCACCACTTAAGTTATTTTCCTAAAAAATTGCTCACAGCTACTGTAGTTTCTggaattttgtattttgtatttttatggaGGAACATGTTGCTGCTTATCCTTGATTTTACACTAACTTGGCATGACAGCTGAAGTTTTAGAGGCAGGTTTCTGAAATACAGCAGTGTTTTGCAAGTTTTATTTCACTATAGTGAGTCTTTTTTGTTGTCTGTATATTTGGTTAGATTGTTCTAAAGTTTCCCTTCAAAACAAAAGGTTCTCATACATTTGCACCAATGATTAAAATCTTTGTTTCAAGTTGTCAACCTGGCATTTAGCACACCACAAGAATGATGGTGTGCCAAATGCACACTTATGTCATCTTAGTGATTCACCCTtcaagacagacaaacaaaggGCTGAATCCAGATAGATAACCCTCAGCTAATACCCTAATTATAACATATAGTCACCTAACTTAGCCATTTTAACTGACATGATGTCtggtttgtgtttctgtcaCACTAAAGATTAGCATAAGCATTTACTGATTTTAAATCTTACATTATGTGTGCagctttaaacagttttttggAAGTCATTGCAAAACAGAATTAAGCATCAacccatgttttttttgtatttcttaaaAATCATAAAGCCCcactttttgttgttaaaaatgacttttcttcCAATAGGTCTGACTCCAACCACTTTGACCTATAGCGAGTTTGGGGCGTTCAAGTTCTCGCCAACCAAAGTAAATGGCACCTTCAGTCGCACCAGCTCCGCCATGTCAGCAGGCTACGACAAAGCGGTAATTGTTTCTCTTCTGTAACAGAGCCACAAGCTGTGAATCAGAGCGCAAACCTGTCTCCCTTTCACAGACCCTGaataaaaaatatccaaatTGGTGACTTCATTAAATTACTTCAGtgattttgcatttatttatcaattttactTTTGATTAGTTTTAGTTAATCTATTTCAATCACAGCAGATAGGGCATAAATTGGAATAAAtatgtctgttttgtgtgtataCTACTGAAGGGTTGATTTAGTTACAGTCTTGTCATGCTAGAGTGGGCTTGGTAAATCCTCTCGTTCCTGGCCTTCATGCTACATTAAACTAACCATCTACTGGCTGATACTGAATAGAtccaaaagtgtttttatttgtctttttccaCTTTGCAAATAAGCTTATATTGCTGCAGCTGTATCTCAGGAGGAAGAACAGTCATCTGCCAGATGGGAACGTTGGTGGTTTGATCCTTGGCTTCCCCAGACCAGAGGTTGATGACTAAGAAGTGTATCAGTGGGTGGTGGggtgtaaaagtgctttgagtgttTAATAAGGCTAGAAAAGCACTATATGAATACAGTCCATTTACATTTGAAAATACCAAAAGACCCCAACTTGGTCTTAATTTTCCATATTTTCAGTATGTGTAAATAAGAAATATGAGGAATATGTCGTATAAACAATTTGCCAATTGCTCCAAAATGTGTGCCAGAACAAGTGCAAAGCATTAGTGAAGACTGACTCATGTCTGTTTGTAAATGTTGAACCTGACTGGGGAGGCGTGCTCAGTTATGACTGATTTATGGTATTGTTTTAGGATGCTGGTTGTGCACCTGGTGTAGCGACGTCGCTGTCTGATTAGGCCGTCTTTCTAACAGATTCACTTATCCTCTCACATCACGTGAATCATTACATTTGAgcatcatgtttgttttcataacATTTAAAGGATGTATGTACAGTTGTGTATTTTTTACAAACAGCTGTGTGAATATGAAATTGTTTCTGAAGGGTGAGATCAACACATTTGGAAGAGTGGACTAATCCAGAGTTCagcagtgtgttttttgtttgtgattaTGTATCTATGTGTTGGTATTTGCTCAGGGTTGACCTGACCTACTAACAGTGAGTTGAGGCATTTCTAGGGAGTGCGGTTGTGTTCTTTTGCTCATAATCAAAACATCATTAGAGATCTTTGTCACACTGTGTTGTAAAGCTCTGTTTGTTTCAGTGGAACGGATCACATAGATCTTCTATAAGTTGCCAATTCAACCCGTTATGACCACATATGTGTGTATCTTCCCATCAAAGTGAGTGAGTTTTTATTAGGAGAAAAACAGCTTTCGGGAGGTGGTTTCCAACTTAGGTTTTAGAACGCATGTTTAAAGAACAAATTAGGTCTAGTGGgttatattatacatatatatatatatatatatataatcccTGAATAAAAACTTGGGCAGTTTGTCTGTTTGACTTCTGTACAGTATTTTTTGGGCATTCCTAGTCTCTGATGTAAGAAAATATCTGCTGGTTCAGTTAGACTTTACGCAAGCGAAGAGAGGATGCAGCGCTGTGAGAGTAAACACACAGATGGTACTGATTGAGCATGCAGTTGGCAAATCTTCGTTGTGCTTTGGCTGCCAAGCTGCTGGTATGACATGTTAGATACAAAGCAACCAGTCAAGTTTGAAACAGGACTTTTCTGTCTGCGTCGCCTGCTTTCAAGTAAAGAAATATCCCTTCCTGATAATAGGAAGTCATGTTGGCTTACTTAGCTTGGTTGTTAATCCTCATGAATCTTATCTTCCCTCTTTGGTAATGCTTAGTGTTTTCAACGCTAATGAGAATGTTCTTATCGACCAgattattaatttttgtttacattttctaacAAGCCAACACATGCTTGCTTTCAACCAGTGACTCATCACCAAATCTATCGTAAGATAtctttttgatatttttctcAGGCTGTTCCAAGATTTCCTTCTGTTACACTGTTTGAGGAAAGCTTGATCATGTGTCTTGTACACGTGTGTGAAAACCACAGAAAAGAAGTATTGACGTAAGGATAAAAACAGATAGAAATGGTGTTCTGTCTGACTACACGCAAAGCACTCACCTGTGCCAGCAGTGCTCTGATGCAGATAGCTCGGGTTGGTCTCAGTGAGAGATTGTGTTACTTTGGTTTATGTAAGTATAGAGTGCATTCTGCTGAGAAAGGGAAGGAAACTAAGATGCATGCAGGCTTTGAGTTAGGTCAAATTCCTCTGTCTTTGGTTACAGCGGATGTGTTTGAAAACTGttcatgtggaaaatgttttttatttttttgtgacttGGATTGTTGCTACACTTTTAATCCTAAAAGTTATGCTGTGATTTAACAGATAATGCTATTTATAGGTCCACTCAGCTTGAACTGGGTATTGCACACATGTTATACATATTTTTCCaggctttttaaaacaaaatacaaacataatACCTATTTGTCTCCTGAGGAACCTTAAAATGTGTTGCATAGAGTAAGTACTCCTCTTTGTTTGTAGATGCATACTCAGCGGAGTCGTTCGACATCCGCGAGAACCACTGCAGGAAGACATGTCAGCAACTCGGGCACATGGGAGCAGCAAATCAGCATTTCTAACTGGCCCCAGAAACCCAATGGATTGAAACCAAGTCGTAGCGATCCTGCTCTGGTTCCACCTTTTTCTGCTG
This region of Melanotaenia boesemani isolate fMelBoe1 chromosome 13, fMelBoe1.pri, whole genome shotgun sequence genomic DNA includes:
- the tead3a gene encoding transcriptional enhancer factor TEF-5 isoform X3, with the protein product MYGRNELIARYIKLRTGKTRTRKQVSSHIQVLARKRVREYQASIKDQASKDKALQTVANLSSAQIVSASVMKPQTPFPPPVRFWPGPVPGQPEQSHDIKPFAQPPYTTLPAPVPAPISYDTLPPPRPAAIAAPVWQDRTIASAKLRLLEYSAYMETQRDREMHKHLFVHIGPSNPGYSDPVLESIDVRQIYDKFSEKKGGLKELYEKGPHNAFFLVKFWADLSSDIEEGSGVFYGVSSQYSGTENITISVSTKVCSFGKQVVEKVETEYARMEGGKYVFRIHRSPMCEYMINFIHKLKHLPEKYMMNSVLENFTILQVVSNRETQETLLCIAFVFEVSTSEHGAQYHVYRLVND
- the tead3a gene encoding transcriptional enhancer factor TEF-5 isoform X2; protein product: MYGRNELIARYIKLRTGKTRTRKQVSSHLQVLAKRKSREIQSKLKAMNLDQASKDKALQTVANLSSAQIVSASVMKPQTPFPPPVRFWPGPVPGQPEQSHDIKPFAQPPYTTLPAPVPAPISYDTLPPPRPAAIAAPVWQDRTIASAKLRLLEYSAYMETQRDREMHKHLFVHIGPSNPGYSDPVLESIDVRQIYDKFSEKKGGLKELYEKGPHNAFFLVKFWADLSSDIEEGSGVFYGVSSQYSGTENITISVSTKVCSFGKQVVEKVETEYARMEGGKYVFRIHRSPMCEYMINFIHKLKHLPEKYMMNSVLENFTILQVVSNRETQETLLCIAFVFEVSTSEHGAQYHVYRLVND
- the tead3a gene encoding transcriptional enhancer factor TEF-5 isoform X1 codes for the protein MYGRNELIARYIKLRTGKTRTRKQVSSHIQVLARKRVREYQASIKAMNLDQASKDKALQTVANLSSAQIVSASVMKPQTPFPPPVRFWPGPVPGQPEQSHDIKPFAQPPYTTLPAPVPAPISYDTLPPPRPAAIAAPVWQDRTIASAKLRLLEYSAYMETQRDREMHKHLFVHIGPSNPGYSDPVLESIDVRQIYDKFSEKKGGLKELYEKGPHNAFFLVKFWADLSSDIEEGSGVFYGVSSQYSGTENITISVSTKVCSFGKQVVEKVETEYARMEGGKYVFRIHRSPMCEYMINFIHKLKHLPEKYMMNSVLENFTILQVVSNRETQETLLCIAFVFEVSTSEHGAQYHVYRLVND